A region of the Scatophagus argus isolate fScaArg1 chromosome 14, fScaArg1.pri, whole genome shotgun sequence genome:
agaCATTGAAAACATAGAAGAACTGTTCAACAGTGTTCAGCCACAGTCAGTTATGGTGAATTATTTTGCTATTTATctttattaatgtgtttttagtttttctgttttttattgaatttatgtGAATTGTAATTTGGTACTTTAGTATCGTTACTAACACTGGAGAtattatttaaagtaaaatacGCTTTCCATAGAAAATGATGACAATTAGAAATTAATATACATGCTGTATGGCTGTGTATagaatatttattaatataacaAACAATGGCTCTTTAAGCTGTTTGTTGCTTCATTATCACGGCTCTGCCCCAGCATTTTTCCAGCAGTATTTGCCAGATGCAGTGGGCTTCTCTCCATGGCTGGGTTCACTGGCCGCAGCATGAGAGCGAGCATTAGCAGGAAGGAGGGTCGTTAGAGTGTGACTTCGCATCTAATTTAGCTCAGACGGATATTTCAAGCAGCTTGGCTGTAAATAAGCTGACAGAGGGGTGAAAGATGTTGTCTCTTCTTGGAAATATTACTACAGGagtcaacacatttaaaagatcaaactcttaaaaaaaacatgtaattgtGTGGCCTGCTTGAGTAGGTAATAATAGCCCGAGGTCACACGGGCCTGGAACACTGTTCTCACCCTCTGTCCCTGTTTATATGGGAAAGTGAGCTCAGTGATTAGTGAGGAGTTTACAACCATTAAGTTTACGTCATGTTGAATTGTCAACAAAATTATATTAATCAAATGGTGAGCTctcaaagcacaaaatgttttttttcccttttgtccTCCAGTCtcatcagtgtaaacatgaaCACCAAACTCTGCAGCAGGCAGATTGATGGGAGAAAACAATACTGAGAATACCGTCACTCTGGGGATTTGTAGAAAATAATCCTGCccatcagaaagaaaagaaagatgagacTGGCTCTGTATTATCTGACACTGTTGGGGTCAAGTTACGTGATTTCAGCTTACGGACCCATTCAGAGAGCACAGATGACTGGTGATATTTTGCTTGGAGGTCTTTTCCCCATACACTTTGGTGTTGCCTCCAAAGACCAAGACCTTGCAGCCCGGCCCGAATCCACACAGTGTGTCAGGTAAAAATTTGGAATCTTGTTTCTGGGTAGTCAAACATGAAACCACGAGTGATTTGACTGAACAAGTGTGCTCAGCTCATTTAAATTCATGCCTTGTTTGCTTCTACAGGTTCAATTTCCGTGGTTTCCGTTGGCTCCAGGCCATGATTTTTGCGATTGATGAGATAAACAACAGCACTACTCTCCTGCCCAACATCACCCTGGGCTACAGGATCTTTGACACCTGCAACACAGTGTCAAAAGCCCTGGAAGCTACACTCAGTTTTGTGGCGCAAAATAAAATTGACTCTCTGAATCTAGATGAATTTTGTAACTGCACTGATCACATCCCAGCAACCATTGCGGTAGTCGGAGCCGCCGGATCTGCAGTGTCTACAGCAGTCGCAAACCTACTGGGTCTCTTTTATATTCCACAGGTGAGTAACATCAATACAACATCAATACTCCATctcagtcacaacattaaagctgaaaatgatgTTCACATACAATTTACTTGATGTGGGTAGTATATATTTACAGGAAAAACAATGACTCCTGTATAATTTGTTTTATcgagaaaatgacaaaatctttTAATTGAGTAAAGATAAGCAATGAGGAGGACAGAACGAGAACCTCAAATATTACCTGAAATCCTTGCTGTTTCAGATCAGCTACGCCTCCTCTAGTCGCTTACTGAGCAACAAGAACCAATACAAATCCTTCATGAGGACCATTCCTACAGACGAGTACCAGGCCACAGCCATGGCAGACATCATTGAGCACTTTCAGTGGAACTGGGTCATTGCCGTGGCCTCAGATGACGACTATGGACGCCCAGGGATTGAAAAGTTTGAGAAGGAGATGGAAGAGCGAGACATCTGCATTCACCTAAATGAACTTATTTCTCAGTACTTTGAGGATCATGAAATCCAAGCTCTGGCTGACAGGATTGAGAACTCCACAGCTAAAGTAATTGTTGCATTTGCCAGCGGCCCCGATGTTGAGCCTTTAATCAAAGAGATGGTCAGGAGAAACATCACAGATCGTATCTGGTTAGCCAGTGAAGCATGGTCAAGCTCTTCTCTTATTGCTAAACCAGAATATCTTGATGTCATGGCAGGGACTATTGGCTTTGCTCTAAAGGCAGGGCATATACCTGGCTTTAGAGAGTTCTTACAAAAAGTCCAACCAAAGAAGGACAGTCACAACGAATTTGTCAGGGAGTTTTGGGAAGAAACCTTCAACTGTTACCTGGAAGACAGTCCAAGGCTGCAAGAAAGTGAGAATGGTAGCACTAGTTTCAGACCTTTGTGCACTGGTGAAGAAGACATCACGAGTGTTGAGACCCCATACCTTGATCACACACATCTTCGTATCTCTTATAATGTGTATGTTGCAGTTTATTCCATTGCACATGCCTTACAGGACATACTCACCTGCACGCCTGGACAAGGACTTTTTGCCAACAATTCTTGTGCAGATATGAAGAAAATGGAAGCATGGCAGGTAAAATGTTCTAGATTTACTACAAaccaaaacagttaaaaaagcatttaaatcCTCCGATCCTTTGCTTTTTATCATCTAAATGTGTGGTTCTGATTCCCAGGTTCTGAAGCAGCTCAGGCATTTGAACTACACTAACAGTATGGGGGGAAAGATGCACTTTGATGAGAATGCAGACCTGTCAGCAAACTACACCATTATAAACTGGCACAGGTCTGCGGAAGATGGCTCTGTGGTGTTTGAGGAGGTTGGATACTACAATGTGCACACAAAACGAGGGGCTAAACTGTTCATTGACAAGACAAAGATTCTGTGGAATGGATACAGTTCTGAGGTCAGTCAGACTGTTATACTTACATTCAGTTGGGGTCAAGAAAGTACAATATTCACTCACCTTTTCGCTATGTTTTGGTCACTGACTCCTTAGAAAAATATTTGACTCTTCTGCCACTAAGTGCTCTACTGGCGTCATTTGCTAGTGACTAACTTTGTCTGCCTGGACAGGGAGCATACAAGGTTTTAAACAAGTTAGTAAGACAAGTGAGAATGAACCAAGTAGTAGATAAGTGGTCcatgaaaccaaaaacaatgacaagaaAGATGATAAAACACTGTGGGGAACAGTGGTGATAGTTAATAATTCAGTGTGGGTTCCTCACTGTGAGGGATACATTCATATTGACACATTGTTCAAACAAAGAATGATTAGAGTAGCTTTAAGTTACTTTTGGGAAATTTATTTGGGAAAAAACTTCAAAAGATTATCAGGAATCACCAAAAGGAGAATTCAATCTTTTTGCCACACATCTTACAATATGTGACACATATATTGTTTAGATTCACATATTGTTTAGATTCTCAAAATGTAACATCCATACTTTCTAAGTTAAACTTATTCATTACTAATTAACTTTtaattattaaagaaaaatgttaaactttgtggcaacagtttggggaaggccctttcctattccagcatgactgtgccccagtgcacaaagcaaggtccataaaagACAGGACTGAATGAGTTcggtgtgaaagaacttgacaGAACTccagctctgacctcaaccccatccaacacctttgggatgaagagccaggccttttggcccaacatcagtgtctgacctcacaaatgctctactgcatgaatgggcaaaaattcccacagaaacacaccaaaatctAGTATAAAGCCTTCCCATgacagtggaagctgttatagctgcagcgtgtatatttttatatgaaaaccTATGCATTtgtattgtgtatatttttttttctcatgcaacctttctgtctgtttaaaTACTCTAGGTGCCTTTCTCCAACTGCAGTGAGGACTGTGAACCTGGTACAAGAAAAGGGATCATAGACAGCATGCCCACATGTTGCTTTGAATGCACCGAGTGCTCTGATGGAGAGTACAGTAATCATAGAGGTACTgagatgcaaaaaaaatcacaacctTACATAGATTAATGTTACACCTGActaacacagtttgttttttaaacagatGCCAGCGTTTGCACCAAATGTCCAAATAACTCCTGGTCCAACGGGAACCACACATTCTGTTTCCTGAAGGAGATCGAGTTTCTTTCCTGGACAGAACCGTTTGGTATAGCTCTGGCAATATGTGCGGTATTGGGTGTTGTCTTGACAGCCTTCGTGATGGGAGTCTTCATCAAATTTCGCAACACTCCAATAGTGAAGGCCACAAACCGAGAGCTGTCCTATGTCCTCCTGTTCTCACTTATCTGTTGCTTTGGCAGCTCGCTCATCTTCATCGGAGAGCCACAGGATTGGACATGCCGTTTACGGCAGCCCGCCTTTGGGATCAGTTTTGTTCTCTGCATCTCCTGCATCCTTGTGAAAACTAACAGAGTACTTTTGGTATTTGAAGCCAAGATCCCTACAAGTCTCCATCGTAAATGGTGGGGATTGAACCTGCAGTTCctgttggtgtttctgtgtACTTTTGTCCAAGTCATGATATGTGTGATCTGGCTTTACAATGCCCCTCCTTCCAGCTACAGGAACCACGATATTGATGAGATCATTTTTATCACATGCAATGAAGGCTCTGTGATGGCTCTTGGGTTTCTTATTGGCTATACGTGCCTCTTGGCAGCAATatgtttcttctttgcttttaaaTCACGGAAGCTTCCAGAAAACTTTACAGAGGCCAAGTTCATTACTTTTAGCATGCTCATATTCTTTATAGTTTGGATCTCTTTTATCCCTGCGTACTTTAGTACTTATGGCAAGTTTGTTTCAGCTGTGGAGGTCATTGCTATACTGGCATCCAGCTTTGGGATGCTGGCTTGCATCTTCTTTAACAAGGTCTACATCATCCTCTTCAAACCTTCCAGGAACACCATAGAGGAAGTCAGATGCAGCACCGCAGCCCATGCTTTCAAAGTGGCAGCCAAAGctacattaaaacacagcacaatTGCTAGAAAAAAGTCCAGCAGCATCGGTGGATCCTCTGCCTCGACTCCGTCTTCATCAATAAGCCTGAAGACCAATGGCAATGACTGCACTCCGACCTCAGGAAAGCATAAGCCAAGGGTGAGCTTTGGCAGCGGAACAGTTACTTTGTCCTTGAGCTTTGAGGAGTCAAGGAGGAGTTCCCTGATGTGAtagtatatgtatgtatgtatgtgtgtcaaaCTTCAGCTTCATCAATCCCATTTATACCGtggactttattttgaaatgcatttaCATGTAGATTAATGTATTAGCATTTTGTCTGAAAGATAAAGTTTCACTGGAGGTAGATAAAAGCAGTCCAACTAACATTCCTTACTATGACAGAATCCTATGATTCTATATAACTTCCAGACTAACCCTGAGATACACTGCTAATAACAATGGAATATTTTGTACAACTGAAAACATTATGTTAGATCCTTAAGTGTTTATGTGtctttagtttgtttgtttgttttgtttggtgtttgttttttgagacACTATTCCTTGTCTAAATTAGCAAACTCTATTTTCTATCTAATTATCCAGTAAGTTTAACCAGAGAACAAACCCGGGCTCTTTAATGTGACCAGAGGACGCATGAGTCACACAGTAAATGCACAATTACAGGATGTCAGCAAAACGTTCCATGCTTTGTGATTATGTTCTATTTTGGTcaaccacaacacaacaaaagaaacagaggtATAGTCTCTACATGGCCCTGCCACCTTGTCTGGGGGTCTTTGGGCAACCCAAATAAGGTCTAAACTGAATTTGCCAGTGTTATATCATGCGTATTAGTGGATCTGTGCAATTATGATACCAATTTGGTGATAATGATCACTGTTGCTTTTGTCAGATGTTTTTCACACACCTCTCTAAaatcacatgaacacatgcttgaatgttgtgtcttttgtttcacacaGATTCTATATTCAGTACATGAAATGATATATGAACTTGAATTTGTACTGGGCTAGATAAAAGGCTTACAATTATCTGTCATCCACAGCTGCACGTGTGACAACCTTCTTTTGCACTCAGGCACGTGCAGACATTTTGGGGTGCAGGGGCTCAAGCAAAGTCTCACCCCATCCATAAATTCACTATTCCCACTCCGATGTTGCAATATTGACAATACAATACCGATCACACGAGAGAACAATTCAACTCTTCAAATCAAACTACATTAAAAGTCTTGCAAAAAAGCAACTATTGAATAATTAGAAAAGAAGCTGTTGAAAATAATTCTGACTTAAGTAGGCAAGGTTTAAAGAGATAGATGTGGACGATacagtaaaaagaaacaaaacaaaacaaaaaaacactcttgTTTCTTGATTGCACACtggacattttgtcttgtcacaGCAGGGAAAACACGTAAAAGCTGGCTCAGTTCCATTAAGTGTCAGTGACAGTGAGCACAATGGCGGGACCTCCCCTACCTGGAATGCAGGTATGTAATCAGTCCATTACAGCAATTATTGCGCGTCATGTCTGTGATTTACCTTGTTACCATGGCCACAGGCCACTTTCTgttggaaacaaaaacatgcttcaGGAGCTACTTTTTGGAGATCTGTTAGAAAGGACAACGCGCAGGCAGTTGTTCCCTGGTGTTTTTGGATGAAGATGCTGAGAGACGGCTGACGTTGTGGTCCACTGCAAAAACCTGGTGCTGGAGgcatattaattattattataagcaCCCACGCtggaaaatgtgtgtataaTTACGCACACTTCTTCAAACGATACAGGGAGGACCGGTCCTACTGCTTCCACAACAGCCATGTGGGAGTAGTAGGACCCTACATGCAGGTGTGGAGGACATATAGACATAAGTCCTTAATGGACTTTCATAGAGAGGTAAGTCCTTAAAGAAAGCCCAATACCAACTCAAATTCTAAAATtaattttggtatttttgaTGGGATGTTTGGATGTTTCCACTGTCCAGACAATACAGAATCTGTGTGAAGCAAGCATAACATTACAAAGGGTGTTCATGAGATTTTATGAGATATAATGTCAGGAAAACTACACTTTGTTTCCCCCAAGTCCCGcttttgacaaaaacaatagTGATACCAAAATTTCACAAAGCCACTAATATGCGTGACTGACACAGGCAGCTAAGCCACTTGCGGCGGAGTGTCCTGGTTTGGAGAATGAATCTATTCTCTATTGATACAAGTGTACTTTTCTCTCAttatgttaattaaaaaataataataacaagagaacaaacaaaatgtcttttaatgtggtttgattttttgatttgtgCATTTTCAATGCGATGTGTAAATACGCAAGTGCTGTGACTCACTGTTTACAACAGTGGTGTAGGTGACAgagctcaaaaaaataaagtaccTTTGCATACTTATATTGGCGAACACCAATGCATAAtccacacagaaaatcaaatcaatgcaAATCTGTTTACATTCCATTAAATTGCATCTTCCTAGACTTTTTGGAAGAAACCATTGATTGAATGCGATTGAACTGGTCAAAGCATTTGAACAATCAATGAATTtcatgaaaacatgtcaaatgtaTGGTTTCATCAAGCAACTAAATGTTTGAATGTCATGAAGAGTGCATTATTATAAATGGCAGTGTTACAACATCGGGTCGGGAATAGAGAATTTGCAGGTGAGGTTAGTATTTTTGCTTGAGCCCCAGCCCCCCaaaatgtctgtgcatgtccctgaaacaaacaaaggagGGGGGGAGTGAGTATTTAAACTGCCTCTGATGTTCTGTAGGAATGTGGTTGTGTATATGAAATTACAGTGGGTCTCTTCATCTCCCTGAATGATGGGACAGGGGGCCTCCTGTTAATAGTCTTCAACTGCAACTCTTTAGTcacatttttgtgactttttgcCACATTATAtggaaaatgtcaaactgaatgGTGAGATGATATGTAAACTACAGTTATCACAGTCTCACAGTCTCAAAGCCCAGCACTAAGCTCCCGcattctctctgttttgtaatgtaaagttttttctttctgtcttttttatgtTAAGGTATTCAGTATATATCTGGTCCCCTCCAGAAAAAGGGCAGAGTAATTTCTACATTATGTTTAGTGTAATGGCCAACATTATAAATGTGGCAATACACCCATAAAAAACTCAGTTATGgaaactgtaaaactgaaattaacTAAATAACTTTGAAGCATAATGAGCTTTTACCTGATAAACATGAACCAACATAATAGTCGAAATAACCCAAATTCTCCCAGAAATATACATCTGAACATTAGAAAAACTCTGATAGaactaaaacaaacactgaacatgcTGATGGAGGTCTACAGGGCATCTTGGCGTATATCTTTCAGAGAAATTTCAGCAGCTTGCTTATTGCAAGTCTGTGACATCTGCAAATAGACAGGCCTGTCTCACAGGTTAATGTCATTCTCGCAATAGGACTACAATACACAGTCTCACAGTATAGAGGAAGTAtagagacaaggagagaggagggaagagcaGTTTGGTGAAAGCACTGTTTATTCTAATCCACAATGTCTGATTCTCAACTGTGAAGAGCCTAAGCTGTAACTATTTCCCGAGTAGGAGAGACTCCTGACCTATGAGgcaataaaagaacaaaatacaaaGACGCTAAAGAGAAGATCTCAGTAATTGtagaaaactgtttttaaaaaaaaatgggtaAAAGGTCTTTTGAGCAGTGCAGGACCTCCCACGTTGGTGAAAAGGAGGATAACATGCTGAGACCTGAGGGAGGCTGAGGTGCAGCTGGACAACCACATCCTCTGTTTGCAGAGGGAAAAGTCACTTATCCTCAGAGCCAGTGTTGCCCAGCAGAGAAAGATCAGCATGCTGTGTATTTCTGACCTGCAGGGGATGGGATGAGACAGATATGGAGCAAAATGGCCATGGAATACCATGGGAACACTtgtcacagaaatgaaaatagatAACATCataacacaaatattttgattttattttgaaaaccacTTCCCGGAAGCATCTAAACAAAACATGCGCCACGCTTTGAACTTCATCAAGTCAACCCTAAAAAACAaggacttcctgtttgttgttgctgcctTCAAAATCAAAACGGGTCATACGTATGAATCTCATGGTTTCAGTAAAAGAACATAATAGGTACTCACACACTGTAAATTATATGCTGAATACAGAGGACATTTTTGAGGAGCGTTTGCAGGAGTAACAATATACTAACCATCATACGCTATCATCTCAAATGAACCTTTTGGCAAAATGCTAAATATGTATCTCTCTCTGTATCAACAGATATATAATTAACAAACACATGCGAACTGCGAATAACTTttactgaaatctgttttctctgtatattgtctatgtatgtatatgtacgCGTTTCCCAAATCCCGCAGCATTGCGGCAGCTTTTAGTCTGAAATACATCCAGCATGTGTTATTATGCTGACTTGACATACTGTTGTCGTTTCCTCCTTGGACGATGACCTGATGTAGCGGTGTGAACGGTAAGGTGTGCCAACCAAAGCAGTGATTTTATTGAAATAAGGCCGTAACTTTGTAACTTTGTATGTTTCAGTTCCACAGCGCGCAACCTTAATTTTAATAGCAGCTTAACTCTGTAGCGTTGCATCCGCCATCGTCAGCTAGCTTGCTAACAGCTATGTTAAGTCTGCAAGAGGAATGTGCATACAACTAAAAAACAGCCAGCTCGTGAAACAAACTTTAGCCTTTAGTCGTACAAAACATAAACGATATTCGTGCGAAGAAGTAGCTGTCAGCgatgtaaaatgtcatgtcatACCGAGAGTCTTAACATGAATAACGGTGGTTAGTTATAGTGTTGTTTCGAGTTAGCCATGTTAGCTGTTCCCTGTCAGCCCCTAAAAAAAGTCAACACATATGGTAACAAATGGCgaaaaaatgtcaaatcttTACTTATAGCAGTGTTTCCTtccagagacaacagcaaaGACAATAAACACTAATGTTAAACGGGTATTCTAGTTTATGTGTTTGATTGGTGGCTGTTTGTAAATTTTAGCTATCCTTACAGTCTGCCATCGATGTGTTTCGTTGATAAACCCTAAATAATAGTAACCTCAAGCTTAAGTTTATGTGTTATTTATCAATGTAGTGTAGTTATTTTAATTGTTAGTGTTGAAACGATTTACTAATTAATCGGTTTATATTAAATTAATTGACATTTCATCCAGTGATATGGATTTGAAACCACTGGTCAGACAAATGGAGTAATTTGTAAGGTTGTAGTTATTTGTAACTGAACATTTATTGGCCTAttcagattaattgataatgaaattaCTGAACATTTCATGAATAAAGAGTGCAAGCCAGGAGAAAGGTGGGCGGAAACAGCTGTGTTAAGTGACACAAAATTTTGTAAAGGTGCACAGCAAAAAGCAGGTGTATTGTTACGGGGTGTAAAATTACCTTTCAGGAAGCTCTTTCAGCAGTGTGTAACAGAATAAATGtctctgaaaaggaaaaaagaaaagacaggttATTGCACTAAACACACTCAGCTGGTACCTTGGTTTGTTTTCTAAGATAACATCTCATCAGGTGTCTTCTATAAGAGTGATAGAGATATCTCTTTAAAACTAGAGCCTGCCCTGTCATGGTGTAGTTTTACAGGAGCAGACACGGTGGTATTGGCTTGATTATGATGCAAATTGTTAGCACTaacatgttttctctcttgaTCAATTTACAGTTGTCGGAGAAGACGTTTTTTACCTCACCCCCTGAAACTGGAATTTGAAAGTTCAGCGATGGATTTTCACCAATAAGTTTTCCTTACTTCATAGTGATCATGTAATTGGTTCACTGGATTGTTCAGCAGGATGTTTTGTTGCCATGGGATGACTTGTTAGTGAAACTGACTCTCATAAGTTTTGCTGAAATGTCCTGTACAGAAAAAATATCTTAATCTATAAAGCTTCTACAGTTGCTACTTTTAGTGTATCACATCAGCACAATCACACAGCCATGGGCTTCCATTTGCCTGTGTGCAAGTTTTTGCGAAGGGGGAAGTATTTCCTACTGCTCCTCGTCTCGGTCTCGGTGCTGGTATGGATCGCAACCTTTTCAGGAGAAACTATGAAGTCTGTTCAGGTTTCTTCCGCCACAACACAGACTCTTGTCAAAGGAGACGACCTGAGGGATAAAGTCAACTCTTGGACTGTGGTACCTGATCGGGTAAATACTCTACCACCAAAAGGCAAATGCCCCGAGGAGTCACCTCTGCTCAGTAAGTATACACTAGTACAGACTGCAGAGGTGCCAAACCTTCTGTGtatatgttatttatttaagtgGTGTTTTGCCTTATTGAAAAATGAATCTTCTCTGAAGTAAATTAAATCTATTTGCTTATGGTGCCTGCTTGTTAAGTAagaatgatttgtttttacttttatgtaAACCAGACAGGAGTTTGTACCAATATTTGATCTGTGAAATCACCTGGAACCTGGTGTCTACAGCAGAGTGGCAGATCATGCTGCGTGATTTATGAAAAATCAGA
Encoded here:
- the casr gene encoding extracellular calcium-sensing receptor, whose amino-acid sequence is MRLALYYLTLLGSSYVISAYGPIQRAQMTGDILLGGLFPIHFGVASKDQDLAARPESTQCVRFNFRGFRWLQAMIFAIDEINNSTTLLPNITLGYRIFDTCNTVSKALEATLSFVAQNKIDSLNLDEFCNCTDHIPATIAVVGAAGSAVSTAVANLLGLFYIPQISYASSSRLLSNKNQYKSFMRTIPTDEYQATAMADIIEHFQWNWVIAVASDDDYGRPGIEKFEKEMEERDICIHLNELISQYFEDHEIQALADRIENSTAKVIVAFASGPDVEPLIKEMVRRNITDRIWLASEAWSSSSLIAKPEYLDVMAGTIGFALKAGHIPGFREFLQKVQPKKDSHNEFVREFWEETFNCYLEDSPRLQESENGSTSFRPLCTGEEDITSVETPYLDHTHLRISYNVYVAVYSIAHALQDILTCTPGQGLFANNSCADMKKMEAWQVLKQLRHLNYTNSMGGKMHFDENADLSANYTIINWHRSAEDGSVVFEEVGYYNVHTKRGAKLFIDKTKILWNGYSSEVPFSNCSEDCEPGTRKGIIDSMPTCCFECTECSDGEYSNHRDASVCTKCPNNSWSNGNHTFCFLKEIEFLSWTEPFGIALAICAVLGVVLTAFVMGVFIKFRNTPIVKATNRELSYVLLFSLICCFGSSLIFIGEPQDWTCRLRQPAFGISFVLCISCILVKTNRVLLVFEAKIPTSLHRKWWGLNLQFLLVFLCTFVQVMICVIWLYNAPPSSYRNHDIDEIIFITCNEGSVMALGFLIGYTCLLAAICFFFAFKSRKLPENFTEAKFITFSMLIFFIVWISFIPAYFSTYGKFVSAVEVIAILASSFGMLACIFFNKVYIILFKPSRNTIEEVRCSTAAHAFKVAAKATLKHSTIARKKSSSIGGSSASTPSSSISLKTNGNDCTPTSGKHKPRVSFGSGTVTLSLSFEESRRSSLM